GCCCTGCCCCGAGGGCTTCCAGGCTCCGGGGGGGGGGAGACTCAGCCCCCAATCTTAGGGTCCCTGGTCTAATGGGAGGGCACAGCCCCTGACTTCAGGAACATTAGTCGGGTGGGGGAGACTCACCCTGATCATAAGGATTCCAGGTCTGACTGGGGATACAGCCTTGCTCAGTCGCTGGGGGACACAGCCCTTATCCTCTTGCCTTTGCCCTAATGagggcggggtgtgggggggtgtaGGGAGAGGCATGATCTTTGGGTTCAGTGACCTCTATCTAGTCTGATAAGGGAGATCTAGTCCCTGATCCTAGGGTCTGCCAGAGGAAAGAGCTTCTGCCTCCAGAGATCCTTCAGGGTCCCCTGACTGAGGGGGGAGACATAGCCTTAGGAAGCAGGCGAGGGCTTTCCAAGCTGGAGGGTagaggcaggaagaggaggagacccTTTACAGAGCAGCCGTGTGTTGATTCAACTCCATGTGGAGCACTTGGCcctggaggggagaggcaggcaggccagGACCCAGGGACTCACTCAGGGGTCTTACTTGGTCCTGGTGATAATGGAGAGTTGGCAAAGGTCTCTGAGCAGGGGAGAGTTGTGATGGGTCCTGGTGTGGAAGGAGGAGGGTAAGTTGGGAGAGGGCGCACGGCTGAGAGAACTGCGGGGAGCTGCCGTGCCGCCCAGCAAGAGGGAAGGAGGACAGCCGGGGGGGTTCGGGAGCTCAGCTGGGGCCAGGCAGGGCGGGGAAGGCAAGAGTCGGGGCCACCTGCAGCCTCCCTGGCCCCTCCGTACCCCATTCTTGCTGAGCTGAGAAGGGGAGCCAAAGAGGCAGACCAGACCCAGAATTCTGAAACACGAGGCCGGAGGGAGAAGGCCCAagaggcagggccagggaggAGTGGGGGTTAGAGCCTGTgcaggcagaagcagagaggagaggccggagagacagaaaggcaggAGTCAGCAAGGTGCCCAGGAGAGCCCTCGGGGGCAGGTGCCAGGAGACAGGATggagagggaggacagagccTTATCCTGAGGGTCTAAGAAGACACAGCCCTGAACCTGAGGATCCGAGAGACATGAAGACAGAGCCCTATACCTCGATACTAGCCTGTCCCTGCTGCAGACCAGGGGGTGTGATCAAAATGCTGGGCTGGAGTCGGATGTCAGCTCCAGTGTCCCTGTAAGGGGAGCCAGGCTGGCTTGAGCCCCACAGAGTGTACCTGGGCCCCTTAGTGGCTGCCCTGAGGCTTCTAGTGCAGAGCTGAGCTGGCCTGGGTGTGGCAGAAGGCTGAGGGTGGGTGTTGCATCACTTCTGAGCCAAGGACCCTTCCCCTCAGCCCCCAGGAGCACATCTTCTCCCGGCTCATCAAGGAAAATTGCATTTGGAGTCCATCTGCCTGCCATCTGCCTACAGCCTGAGCCCAGGGGACCCAGGGAAGCACCAGAGAGATGGGCAGGGCTGAGTCCACAGTACCGCCCACCACGATCCCTACAGCCATCATCCTCCATCTGATGGAGGCCGGAGCTCCCAAGCTTTAGAGTTCAGACCCCCCAGCAGTGCCCACCACGAGGAGGTGCCCCACTCTTATGTGTTACCCTCTACCTGAGATCCCTATCAGGGAGAGATTGTAAGCTCAATTCCACCCAGAACAAGGCTGGAACAAGGTGTCAGAAGTGGGCTCTCAGCTTCCCCGGGCTCAGAATCCAAGATCTCTTCTCTGGACCTCGGAGTCTTCCAGCCATATAGCCCAGCCAGGCCAGACACACTGAGCCTTAGGACCCCGGCCCTGACTCTACAGACATATGTCTGACCACACGCTCGTACTCCAACCACACGTGTGCCCTGTACCCACAACTATGTGCCCAAACCCTAAGCGCTCCAACCCACACACATGAGCCCTGAACCCCCGGATGTGCCTGACCCCACACACATGTGTCTGACCCTGCAAACGGATCCAGGCCCCTGGGGTGATGCTGAGGAGGGTTATCTTCTTGTCAATTTTCCCACTCTACTTGGGTAGAGAGAGCTTCCCAGAGAACCTTGGAACCACCCCACGTTTAacttacagatggagaaactgaggcctagaggaAAGATGTCTCCCACCCCAGGTTACCCTGGTTAAGAGAAAAAAGCTGAGGAATCATGTATCAGTCCCAAGCACAGAGATGCCCTGCATTACCTGGGACAGGTTGCTGATCCTCTCTGAGTGTCCCCAAACATGCCGAAGGGTGGTGTTCATTAGATGAGGAATTTGGGGTAGGTGCCAATCCATGCTCATGTACCAGGGGAAAGACTGGACGGATGGTTGAGTTGTGAGTTGCCTTTCCTTCCCAGAGAGCCAGAAAGGACTCCTCAGGTCGGTCCATATTCAGTTAATCAGGAGACAATGAATTCCACAGATGCCCCAGGGTCCTCTCTCCCTCTAAGCGCTAACCGCCTCCCCCTCCATCCCTCAGCCAAACTTGGTGACAGAGATAGGGTCACATCCCTCTCGGCCCCTTAGGTCAGGGAGAGGTCCTGCCTAGAACCACCAGGACAGGGCTATgtcccccagggcagggccttGTTCCCCTAgacccccagggcagggctgtgtccccTTAGTACCCCAGGGCAGGGCCGTGTCCCCTAGACCCCCAGGGCAGGGCCGTGTCCCTAGAcacccagggcagggctgtgtcccaCTGGGAAGGTGGGAGGTGGCCTGCTAAGCTCTGCACAGGCTTGTTCCAGTCATGCTTATAGCTTTCGGCCTCTAGGTGTCGCTGCCTCATTGCAGACAATTTATCTGGTCCTGTCCCAGGAGACTCTGGCCTATCCTTCTGGTCAGAAGAGGTGACTCTGGCAGGATAGGTGACTGTTGAGGTCACCTGGTGGGCGTCCTGGCCAGACAGCCGAGCCACGGGCCCTGAGTCCAGCTCCACAACCCACCCCACACCGAGGGTGCTTGAGAGCAAAGTCCCCCAGGGCAGCACAGGCCTTGCCTTGTCTCTGGCCTTGGTCCTGAGACCCCATCTGCCTGCGGGGGCCCAGGACTGGAGCAGGAGGAGACCAGCAGGCTGCCGAAGGGGCCTTGAACCTCATTGGGACAAGCCATCCACCTTTGCCCCTTCAGGCCTTGGTGTCCTCAAGCATCCCAAGTACCCTTGTACCCCAGGTCCCTGGCTCCATGGTTCTGGAGCtgctttcttcccttgctctAAATCCGGAACTTCCCAAGGTCTAGGACGTTGACTGTGAATGTCTAAGACTCTAGATTCTAGGAGATTCCGAAACACTTGGGCTGAGTCCTTGCTGAAACCTGGGCCTCTCtcggcccagccccagcccccggccTCTGCCTGgctcattcttctctctcctgaCCTGCAGCCCAGCACAGCCCCGCCCAAGCCCAAGCCGCCCCCATTGACCAAGGAGACCGTGGTGTTCTGGGACATGCGCCTCTGGCACGTGGTGGGCATCTTCTCGCTCTTCGTGTTGTCCATCAGTGAGTAGCTGCTCCccgccctctcccaccccacgCCACCCCCTGCACCCCGCCCCCGGCACCACCCCCAGGGGCTCAGAGCAGCAATTCCGGGCAGTACAAGCAGGCCAGTCGCCCGCAGGAGGCCCACTGTGGTTTCTGGCACCTCCTGATCTACACAAAGTCCCTGTGGAGGGCTGACAGGCTGGTGGTGACCTGAAGTATTCTGCCCAACTGGGACACAGCCACATGGCAATTACGGTAATTACAGGGGACTCCACTGAACCAGGATGAGGACGTGTCATTTTTCCCTATCGCTGGCCTCCTGATGCTTCTCCTGCAGTTTGGCCAGGCTTAAAGGGCCCacacccagaagccccagcaaGGCCATCCTTGGCCGCAGCCCAGCCTGGAGGCTCCCCAGACACCCGGCAGATGTGGCTCCCAGGCTGCAAACCCTGCCTTGTCAGATCCCGTCCCCCTGGAACGACTCACACCCACCTCCATTAAGAGCAAGGGACCCCTTCCTCTCCTGGGACTGAGTTGCTTGACTCCAGCTCACAACAGAGATGGGCTTGGCGTGCCCCCTTCGGCCCTTCCAGAGAAGGGGTCTGGAGTTGGAGAAAGAGGGCAGAGAAATGTCGGTGGATAGGGAGACCATCAGGGTGCAAAGCAGAGTCTGACGAAGGTTCCTACACGTCAGAGGTTTGGAGGAGACGCAGGCAACGAAGGGACAGAAAACCCCCTCGCCCTGCACAAGCTTCACGGAGGAGGGTCCTCTCCACTGTGGATGCGTGCGGGGACGCATGCGGTTTGGCTGGGTAGGCTGCCCCCCAAAAATGCCAGGCAGAGGGCATGGTGCGGGCAGAGCAGAGACGGAATGGCCTCCACACAAGGTCTCAGGTGACCCCTAGAGGACTTTTACTGCGTGCCCCCCAGGTCGGATAAGTTCGAGCTGGAGCTGGCTCAGGATGAGGTCCCCTGGAGGGCAGCGCCACAGCAGAGGGCCCACCCAGATGTGAGGACTCCGAGGGAGACAGGGACATCTGATTTGCATCTGTTTCTCCTGGCACCAGAAAGGCCCTCCTTGTGGGAAAGTCTCCACGCACACCCCCACCACCATTTCTTCatgactggggtgggggcaggatcTGACCAAGGGCCTACATTTCATTCCTAGCCAAGGTGAGAATCAGTCAGGCGTCTCTCTGGAGGCCCTACTGACACCGTTGTGGCTACAGCCCCAGCCCAGGTGCTCAGAGAGGAAACCGTGCCCCCCAACCCACAGCACCAAGAGCATCTGCCCATAAGGAGCAGTGCAGGGTGCATGTCCAGGGAGCAGCTCCGGGGCACTCCACGGAGCAGGGGTGAAGGCACTGAGGGGCCTCTAAACACAGAACGGCCTCTCCAGACTCTGCTGGGCCCCGGACAGTGGAGGTGCCCAGGGCCACACAAGAAAGTTGCAATGACAGACCCGAAGAGGGGCTTGGACATGAAGCACACACACCAGCCCCTACTCCTCACCCTGCTTCctaggaaagaggaagggagaggaagggagagtccCAAAGTCTTCTGAGCAGCAGGGCACCACTTGTTACCTTCCATGCAGGGCTCCATGCAGGGCCCTGGGGAGTAGGGATGGCATCTCCTGGAGAGGAAACCTCTTTCCTGCTTTCCCGGCTGCTTGGGCCCAGAACCTCGTGCAGAGGGgctggggttgggtgggggtgcCTCTGGAGGTCCTTCCAGCCCGGGGACTACACATTCCAAGCCCCTGCCTGGGCCCTGGGACTCGATCCAAAACGCGTTGTTTTTTTCCCTTCGTTGAAGAGAAGTGACTGGGCCAGGCTGGGTGGGGCAGGCAAGGGGCGGTGTGTGGGCCCTGCTCCAGCTGCCAATGGCTGAGCTCCCTGCAAAGCTGAGGCCTCATAGAGCCTGGGACCAGCCTCTGTGGAGGACCTGAGTAAGCATGGTCAGAGGACGTGCCTGGTGGGGTGGCTGGAAGAGACCGCCCAAGCCGGTGGTAGGACTAGGGCCATAGGCCTACACACAAGGGTCTGGAGAAGACCAGAACCCAGCTCTCCGGATAAGAAAGGTTTGCCGTTTACCCCTGGACAGCAAGGTACAGACCTACTGCTGGGGCCTCGTGCAGCCCCCCAGGGTGCCCAGATGCTGTTAGCTCCCCCTACCCACCCATTCGGGAGTCCAGTTCTGTCCTGAGCAGCAAAGGCTTTGAGGCCATCTCATGCACGCatgcattccttccttccttccttgtttttcattCTGTGAACCTGGGGGAGACTTAGCGGGGCCACGATATTTGGCTGAAAGAGTCACACCAGTTGACTCCAAAGGGTGCTCCAGCCCCGGCTACACTGGTCTGATGCATCTTCCCTAAAATAGGCCTGGCTTGTCCCGCTTGGCCGTCCTGCCCCCAGGAGTCTGCCAGGAAGTTATGTCTTGTCATCTGATTTATAATAGGAAGCAGCCCCGTCCCCTCCCCTGAGGCTGGGGCCAAGGTGGTCAGACTGTGGGGccttagaaaaataaactcagtCCAGCCGGGCCCTGGCAGCCCAGCACTGCCCTGCCCATCACTAGACAGTCCAGCTTCGTTCCCTGGCCCAGCTCGCGTGGGCACAGCTGCCCTGAGCCGGAAAACCGCTCCTGGAATAACTGTGGGAGGTGAACGCCCCAGGGCAGGGTCTGTGCCCTCTCGTGGGCTCTCGTGGGCTCTCACGGCCAGGAGGAGCTCAGGCTTGTCCTCAGGGGGGTTGAGGAGGACACAGCTATGTCCTCCAGTGTCTGAGGTCCTCTCAGGAGCCTGGGGAGGAAAACCTAGGAATTACTAGGAGCCGAGAGACCTGGGTGGGAACACAGGACAGCCTCCAGGTAGCTGTAGCGTGAGTCACCGTGCagtcctctgccctgccctccaggggccTCAATCGAGTCAGAAACTGAGACCAATGACACGATTTAGGGTCCAGGGCAAAACGAAAGTATGAGACCCCTTGCTCACAAATTGCTAAGAACATCGACGGCAGAGCATTAAGCCAAGCGCGAGGCCCTTCCAAGAGCGGGCCCCCGTGTGAAGCCAGTCCTGCTCTGGAAATTGCTGAGCTGACCTCGGAAATCCCAGAGCCCACAGGGGTTCTGTCCAAACACAGAGCCTTCTGCCAGAGTCTCTTGGGTGAGACACATTTAGGTAGATGAAGGCAGGTCTGCAATGTGGGCACCATTCCTGGGGTGTCTGAGCTCCAGCCTCGGCCAGGCCTGCTCTGTCGTCCCTACAGTTATCACTCTGTGCTGTGTCTTCAACTGCCGCGTGCCACGGACCCGGAAGGAGATCGAAGCCCGGTACCTGCAGCGAAAGGCAGCCAAGATGTACACGGACAAACTGGAGACTGTGCCGCCCCTCAACGAGCTCACAGAAATCCCCGGAGGTGAGCAGACCAGGGAGGGGCCCCCAGCCGCACCACCGCCTGTCCCTGCCGAGCCAGCCAGACCCTCAGTCCTGCCACCAAGAGTGGCCCTGCTCCACGCCTCTGCCCCAAACCTGTCCCTGGAGACCAGAGCACAGAAATGGGCCCGAGTGAGAGAGACCCAGAGGCAAGTTACACCTGGAGCTCTTCTGCAGGCAGGAGAAGTTCGgtaggaaggaagaagtgaaggGCTGGATGTGGGAGGCTCTGGTGGGGGCCCTAGGACCCTGCCTCACTCCTGCTACCTGCCTTTCCTCTACCCCACAGAggataagaagaagaagaagaagaaggatagCGTGGACACAGTGGCCATCAAGGTAGAGGAGAATGAAAAGAATGAGgccaagaagaagaaaggagaaaaatgagaagggcttcctggaggtggcaGCTGGGGCTGGATAGCCCTGGGGCTCAAGTCCAGGCCAGGCTCCAGGCATCTCGGACTCCAAGCTCACACATGGACCACAGAGGTTGCAGAACACCCTCTTCTCAGCTCCGACGGGGTGGCTGAGGCCCCATCGTTACGGCCTgtcaggggcagagacaggactgCCTCAGGTGTCCTGCCTCCCAGCATGGACTCAGCTCCTGTCGCCTCACCCATGTGGCTGTTCAGCCAACGTGGTCTCTGGCCACTGTTGCCCTGCAGATCCAGATCACACCCACTCGGATGTGCCTCTGTCTCTTCCGTCAGGAACAGCAGTGGCTCTACAGGGTTGACGGGAAGCAGTTTCCTCTCTCCGAAGGGGATGGCCAAACTGGATGGGCTGCAGTGTGAGGCCATGCCCAGAACAGCCACAAGGAGGCAGAGGGTGTCTGGGGGAAGCTTCAGCTCTCAGACCTGGCTAGACAGCAGCCCTGGTGGCCACAAAACTGTTCTAGGCCCCGTGGGGGTGCTGGCCGGGATGGTGAACAGAGAGACCCAGAAACAGGGGCTCCAGCCCAGCAGATACCCTGTGCCAAGCAACTGCAATGGAGTGGAGGCTGCTGGGGGCCTGAGCGGAAGGCCTGGGGGCTCAGGGCTGGGAGCTGCAGGGCTGGGTCAGGGGTGCAGAAGGCTGAGACCAGTAGGccaaagggagaggggaagaaagctGGTACTTGGGCCCCATCTTGGGGATCCAGGGAGTCAAGATGTCAAGTCACCTAGAGACTGAATCTTTGGGGACAGGACACTCAGAGGGGTTTCCAGATGGCAGCGAACCTCCGCTGAGGCGCTCAGGTCTGAGCCTGGAAACCAGAGGCTCTTGAGCTGGGGAAGCTGCTGGAAAATCTCTCGCTGCCTCGGCAGCCTGCAGACACTTGTAAATAAAGCT
The Panthera uncia isolate 11264 chromosome A2, Puncia_PCG_1.0, whole genome shotgun sequence genome window above contains:
- the TMIE gene encoding transmembrane inner ear expressed protein: MMPTRGLRPDRHRQRRLPGGAVTGPTAPSPPRRWLPPPEASPGPEPRGVKMAGQRRGAGPLWALGGVALGLCLAGVAAGQLVEPSTAPPKPKPPPLTKETVVFWDMRLWHVVGIFSLFVLSIIITLCCVFNCRVPRTRKEIEARYLQRKAAKMYTDKLETVPPLNELTEIPGEDKKKKKKKDSVDTVAIKVEENEKNEAKKKKGEK